One window of Quercus robur chromosome 5, dhQueRobu3.1, whole genome shotgun sequence genomic DNA carries:
- the LOC126728158 gene encoding protein Ycf2: MKGHQFKSWIFEFREIKNSHYFLDSWTQFNSVGSFIHIFFHQERFIKLLDSQIWSILLSRNSQGSTSNRYFTIKGVVLFVVVVLIYRINNRKMVERKNIYLTGLLPIPMNFIGPRNDTLEDSFGSSNINRLIVSLLYLPKGKKISESLFLDPKESTWALPITKKCIMPESNWGSRWWRNWIGKKRDSSCKISNNETVAGIEISFKEKDIKYLEFLFVYYIDDPIRKAHDWELFDRLSPRKRRNRINLNSGQLFEILVKDWIGYLIFAFREKIPIEVEGFFKQQVAGSTIQSNDIEHVSYLFSRNKWAISLQNCAQFHMWQFRQDLFFSWGKNPHESDFLRKISRENWIWLDNVWLVNKDRFFSKVRNVSSNIQYDSTRSSFVQVTDSSQLKGSSDQSRDHFDSISNEDSEYHTLINQREIQQLKEGSILWDPSFLQTERTEIESDRFPKCLSGYSSMSRLFTEREKQMNNHLLPEEIEEFLGNPTRSIRSFFSDRWSELHLGSNPIERSTRDQKLLKKEQDVSFVPSRRSENKEIVNIFKIITYLQNTVSIHPISSDPGCDMVPKDELDMDSSNKISFLNKNPFFDLFRDRNRGGYTLHHDFESEERFQEMADIFTLSITEPDLSYHKGFTFSIDSCRLDQKQFLNEVFNSRDESKKKYLLVLPPIFYEENESFYRRIREKWVRTSCGNDLEDPKPKIVAFASNNIIEAVNQYKLIRNLIQIQYNTCGYIINVLNRFFLMNRSDRNFEYGIQRDQIGNDTLNHRTIMKYTINQHLSNLKKSQKKGFDPRSFISRTERSMNRDPNAYRYKWSNGSKNFQEHLEHFISEQKSRFHFQVVFDRLRINQYSIDWSEVIDKKDLSKSLPFFLSKLLLFLSKFLLFLSNSLPFFFVSFGNIPIHRSEIHIYELKGPNDQLCNQLLESIGLQIVHLKKWKPFLLDDHDTSQKSKFLINGGTISPFLFNKIPKWWMIDSFHTRNNRRKSFENTDSYFSMISHDQDNWPNPAKPFHRSSLISSFYKANRLRFLNNPHHFCFDCNKRFPFYVEKARVNNYDFTYGQFLNILFIRNKIFSLRGGKKKHAFLERDTISPIELQVSNIFIPNDFPQSGDERRYNLYKSFHFPIRSDPFVRRAIYSIADIFGTPLTEGQIVNFERTYCKPPSDMNLSDSEGKNLQQYLNFNSNMGLIRTPCSEKYLPSEKRKKRSLCLKKCLEKGQMYRTFQRDSAFSTLSKWNLFQTYMPWFLTSTGYKYLNLIFLDTFSDLLPILSSSQKFVSIFHDIMHGSDISWRILQKKCTCYTTTP; this comes from the coding sequence ATGAAAGGACATCAATTCAAATCCTGGATTTTCGAATTTAGAGAGATCAAGAATTCTCACTATTTCTTAGATTCATGGACCCAATTCAATTCAGTGGGATCTTTCATTCACATTTTTTTCCATCAAGAACGTTTTATAAAACTCTTGGACTCCCAAATTTGGAGTATCTTACTTTCACGCAATTCACAGGGTTCAACAAGCAATCGATATTTCACGATCAAGGGTGTAGTACTATTTGTAGTAGTGGTCCTTATATATCGTATTAACAATCGAAAGATGGTcgaaagaaaaaatatctatttgACAGGACTTCTTCCTATACCTATGAATTTCAttggacccagaaatgatacaTTGGAAGACTCTTTTGGCTCTTCCAATATCAATAGGTTGATTGTTTCGCTCCTGTATcttccaaaaggaaaaaagatctCTGAGAGCCTTTTCCTGGATCCGAAAGAGAGTACTTGGGCTCTCCCAATAACTAAAAAGTGTATCATGCCTGAATCTAACTGGGGTTCGCGGTGGTGGAGGAACTGGATCGGAAAAAAGAGGGATTCCAGTTGTAAGATATCTAATAATGAAACCGTCGCTGGAATTGAGATCTCATTCAAAGAGAAAGATATCAAATATCTGGAGTTtctttttgtatattatattgATGATCCGATCCGCAAGGCCCATGATTGGGAATTGTTTGATCGTCTTTCTCCGAGGAAGAGGCGAAACAGAATCAACTTGAATTCGGGACAGCTATTCGAAATCTTAGTGAAAGACTGGATTGGTTATCTCATCTTTGCTTTTCGTGAAAAAATACCAATTGAAGTGGAGGGTTTCTTCAAACAACAAGTAGCTGGGTCAACTATTCAATCAAATGATATTGAGCATGTTTCCTATCTCTTCTCGAGAAACAAGTGGGCTATTTCTTTGCAAAATTGTGCTCAATTTCATATGTGGCAATTCCGCCAAGATCTCTTCTTTAGTTGGGGGAAGAATCCGCACGAATCGgattttttgaggaaaatatcGAGAGAGAATTGGATTTGGTTAGACAATGTGTGGTTGGTAAACAAGGATCGGTTTTTTAGCAAGGTACGGAATGTATCGTCAAATATTCAATATGATTCCACAAGATCTAGTTTCGTTCAAGTAACGGATTCTAGCCAATTGAAAGGATCTTCTGATCAATCCAGAGATCATTTCGATTCCATTAGTAATGAGGATTCGGAATATCACACATTGATCAATCAAAGAGAGATTCAACAACTAAAAGAAGGATCGATTCTTTGGGATCCTTCCTTTCTTCAAACGGAACGAACAGAGATAGAATCAGACCGATTTCCTAAATGCCTCTCTGGATATTCCTCAATGTCCCGGCTATTCACGGAACGTGAGAAGCAGATGAATAATCATCTGCTTCCGGAAGAAATCGAAGAATTTCTTGGGAATCCTACAAGATCCATTCGTTCTTTTTTCTCTGACAGATGGTCAGAACTTCATCTGGGTTCGAATCCTATTGAGAGGTCCACTAGAGATCAGAAATTGTTGAAGAAAGAACAAGATGTTTCTTTTGTCCCTTCCAGGCGAtcggaaaataaagaaatagttAATATATTCAAGATAATTACTTATTTACAAAATACCGTCTCAATTCATCCTATTTCATCCGATCCGGGATGTGATATGGTTCCGAAGGATGAACTGGATATGGACAGTTCCAATAAGATTTCATTCTTgaacaaaaatccattttttgatttatttcgTGACCGGAACAGGGGGGGATACACGTTACACCACGATTTTGAATCAGAAGAGAGATTTCAAGAAATGGCGGATATATTCACTCTATCAATAACCGAGCCGGATCTGTCGTATCATAAGGGATTTACCTTTTCTATTGATTCCTGCAGATTGGATCAAAAACAATTCTTGAATGAGGTATTCAACTCCAGGGATGAATcgaaaaagaaatatttattgGTTCTACCTCCTATTTTTTATGAAGAGAATGAATCCTTTTATCGAAGGATCAGAGAAAAATGGGTCCGGACCTCCTGCGGGAATGATTTGGAAgatccaaaaccaaaaatagtGGCATTTGCTAGCAACAACATAATCGAGGCAGTCAATCAATATAAATTGATCCGAAATCTGATTCAAATCCAATATAACACCTGTGGGTACATAATAAATGTATTGAATCGATTCTTTTTAATGAATAGATCCGATCGCAACTTCGAATATGGAATTCAAAGGGATCAAATAGGAAATGATACTCTGAATCATAGAACTATAATGAAATATACGATCAACCAACatttatcaaatttgaaaaagagcCAGAAGAAAGGGTTCGATCCTCGTAGTTTTATTTCTCGAACCGAGAGATCCATGAATCGGGATCCTAATGCATATAGATACAAATGGTCTAATGGGAGCAAGAATTTCCAGGAACATTTGGAACATTTCATTTCTGAACAGAAGAGCCGTTTTCATTTTCAAGTAGTGTTCGATCGATTACGTATTAATCAATATTCGATTGATTGGTCTGAGGTTATCGACAAAAAAGATTTGTCTAAGtcactccctttctttttgtccaagttacttctttttttgtccaagtttcttctctttttgtctAACTcacttccttttttctttgtgagTTTCGGGAATATCCCCATTCATAGGTCCGAGATCCACATCTATGAATTGAAAGGTCCGAATGATCAACTCTGCAATCAGTTGTTAGAATCAATAGGTCTTCAAATCGttcatttgaaaaaatggaAACCCTTCTTATTGGATGATCATGATACTTCCCAGAAATCGAAATTCTTGATCAACGGAGGAACAATATCAccatttttgttcaataagatACCAAAGTGGTGGATGATTGACTCATTCCATACTAGAAATAATCGCAGGAAATCTTTTGAGAACACGGATTCCTATTTCTCAATGATATCCCACGATCAAGACAATTGGCCGAATCCCGCGAAACCATTTCATAGAAGTTCATTgatatcttctttttataaagCAAATCGACTTCGATTCTTGAATAATCCACATCACTTCTGCTTCGATTGTAACAAAAGATTCCCTTTTTATGTGGAAAAGGCCCGTGTCAATAATTATGATTTTACGTATGGACAATTCCTCAATATCTTGTTCATTcgcaacaaaatattttctttgcgCGGCGGTAAAAAAAAACATGCTTTTTTGGAGAGAGATACTATTTCACCAATCGAGTTACAGGTATCTAACATATTCATACCTAACGATTTTCCACAAAGTGGTGACGAAAGAAGGTATAACTTGTACAAATCTTTCCATTTTCCAATTCGATCCGATCCATTCGTTCGTAGAGCTATTTACTCGATCGCAGACATTTTTGGAACACCTCTAACAGAGGGACAAATAGTCAATTTTGAAAGAACTTATTGTAAACCTCCTTCAGATATGAATTTATCTGATTCAGAGGGGAAGAACTTGCAGCAGTAtctcaatttcaattcaaacatGGGTTTGATTCGCACTCCATGTTCTGAGAAATATTTACCATCCGAAAAGAGGAAAAAACGGAGTCTTTGTCTAAAGAAATGCCTTGAGAAAGGGCAGATGTATAGAACCTTTCAACGAGATAGTGCTTTTTCAACTCTCTCAAAATGGAATCTATTCCAAACATATATGCCATGGTTCCTTACTTCGACAGGGTACAAATAtctaaatttgatatttttagatACTTTTTCAGACCTATTGCCGATACTAAGTAGCAGCCAAAAATTTGTATCCATTTTTCATGATATTATGCATGGATCAGATATATCATGGCGAATTCTTCAGAAAAAATGCACTTGTTACACAACAACCCCTTAG
- the LOC126728159 gene encoding 50S ribosomal protein L2, chloroplastic, which produces MAIHLYKTSTPSTRNGAVDSQVKSNPRNNLIYGQHHCSKGRNARGIITAGHRGGGHKRLYRKIDFRRNEKDIYGRIVTIEYDPNRNAYICLIHYGDGEKRYILHPRGAIIGDTIVSGTEVPIKMGNALPLSAISSSTSRKPYALEEACTVWEEVLIDQKEESTSTDMPLGTAIHNIEITLGKGGQLARAAGAVAKLIAKEGKSATLKLPSGEVRLISKNCSATVGQVGNVGVNQKSLGRAGSKCWLGKRPVVRGVVMNPVDHPHGGGEGRAPIGRKKPATPWGYPALGRRSRKRNKYSDNLILRRRSK; this is translated from the exons ATGGCGATACATTTATACAAAACTTCTACCCCGAGCACACGCAATGGAGCCGTAGACAGTCAAGTGAAATCCAATCCACGAAATAATTTGATCTATGGACAGCATCATTGTAGTAAAGGTCGTAATGCCAGAGGAATCATTACCGCAGGGCATAGAGGGGGAGGTCATAAGCGTCTATACCGTAAAATAGATTTTCGACGGAATGAAAAAGACATATATGGTAGAATCGTAACCATAGAATACGACCCTAATCGAAATGCATACATTTGTCTCATACACTATGGGGATGGTGAGAAAAGATATATTTTACATCCCAGAGGGGCTATAATTGGAGATACCATTGTTTCTGGTACAGAAGTTCCTATAAAAATGGGAAATGCCCTACCTTTGAGTGCG ATATCATCATCTACATCCAGAAAGCCGTATGCTTTGGAAGAAGCTTGTACAGTTTGGGAAGAGGTTTTGATTGATCAAAAAGAAGAATCTACTTCAACCGATATGCCCTTAGGCACGGCCATACATAACATAGAAATCACACTTGGAAAGGGTGGACAATTAGCTAGAGCAGCAGGTGCTGTAGCGAAACTGATTGCAAAAGAGGGGAAATCGGCCACATTAAAATTACCTTCTGGGGAGGTCCGTTTGATATCCAAAAACTGCTCAGCAACAGTCGGACAAGTGGGTAATGTTGGGGTGAACCAGAAAAGTTTGGGTAGAGCCGGATCTAAATGTTGGCTAGGTAAGCGTCCTGTAGTAAGAGGAGTAGTTATGAACCCTGTAGACCATCCCCATGGGGGTGGTGAAGGGAGGGCCCCAATTGGTAGAAAAAAACCCGCAACCCCTTGGGGTTATCCTGCACTtggaagaagaagtagaaaaagGAATAAATATAGTGATAATTTGATTCTTCGTCGCCGTAGTAAATAG
- the LOC126725878 gene encoding photosystem II protein D1, which translates to MTAILERRESESESLWGRFCNWITSTENRLYIGWFGVLMIPTLLTATSVFIIAFIAAPPVDIDGIREPVSGSLLYGNNIISGAIIPTSAAIGLHFYPIWEAASVDEWLYNGGPYELIVLHFLLGVACYMGREWELSFRLGMRPWIAVAYSAPVAAATAVFLIYPIGQGSFSDGMPLGISGTFNFMIVFQAEHNILMHPFHMLGVAGVFGGSLFSAMHGSLVTSSLIRETTENESANEGYRFGQEEETYNIVAAHGYFGRLIFQYASFNNSRSLHFFLAAWPVVGIWFTALGISTMAFNLNGFNFNQSVVDSQGRVINTWADIINRANLGMEVMHERNAHNFPLDLASVEAPSTNG; encoded by the coding sequence ATGACTGCAATTTTAGAGAGACGCGAAAGCGAAAGCGAAAGCCTATGGGGTCGCTTCTGTAACTGGATAACCAGCACTGAAAACCGTCTTTACATTGGATGGTTTGGCGTTTTGATGATCCCTACCTTATTGACCGCAACTTCTGTATTTATTATTGCTTTCATTGCTGCTCCTCCGGTGGATATTGATGGTATTCGTGAACCTGTTTCTGGATCTCTACTTTACGGAAATAATATTATTTCTGGTGCCATTATTCCTACTTCTGCAGCTATAGGTTTGCACTTTTACCCAATATGGGAAGCTGCTTCCGTTGATGAATGGTTATACAATGGCGGTCCTTATGAGCTAATTGTTCTACACTTCTTACTTGGTGTAGCTTGTTATATGGGTCGTGAGTGGGAACTTAGTTTCCGTCTGGGTATGCGCCCTTGGATTGCTGTTGCATATTCAGCTCCAGTTGCTGCTGCAACTGCCGTTTTCTTGATATATCCCATTGGTCAAGGAAGCTTTTCTGACGGTATGCCTCTAGGAATTTCTGGTACTTTCAACTTCATGATTGTATTCCAGGCTGAGCACAACATCCTTATGCACCCATTTCACATGTTAGGTGTAGCTGGTGTATTCGGCGGTTCCCTATTCAGTGCTATGCATGGTTCCTTGGTAACTTCTAGTTTGATCAGGGAAACCACAGAAAATGAATCTGCTAACGAAGGTTACAGATTCGGTCAAGAGGAAGAAACTTATAATATCGTAGCTGCTCATGGTTATTTTGGCCGATTGATTTTCCAATATGCTAGTTTCAACAATTCTCGTTCTTTACATTTCTTCCTAGCGGCTTGGCCTGTAGTAGGTATCTGGTTCACCGCTTTAGGTATCAGCACTATGGCTTTCAACTTAAATGGTTTCAATTTCAACCAATCTGTAGTTGATAGTCAAGGTCGTGTAATTAATACCTGGGCTGATATTATTAATCGTGCTAACCTTGGTATGGAAGTTATGCATGAACGTAATGCTCATAATTTCCCTCTAGACTTAGCTTCTGTCGAAGCTCCATCTACAAATGGATAA
- the LOC126725877 gene encoding maturase K produces the protein MEEFQGYLELDIFRQHDFLYPLIFREYSYALAHGHGLNRYMLLENIGYDNKSSLLIVKRLITTMYQQNYLIISANDSKQNPFFGYNKNLHSKILSEGFAIIVEIPFYLRLISSLEGAEIVRFYNLRSIHSIFPFLEEKFPHLNYSADILIPYPAHLEILVQTLRYRVKDASYLHLLRFFLHEYSNCNSLIITNKSISIFSKSNPRFFLFLYNSYICEYESIFLFLRNQSSHLRLTSSGVLFERLCLYRKIEHFAEVFANDFPVIPCFLKDPFMHYVRYQGKSILASKDTPLLMNKWKSYLVNLWQCHFDVWSHAASIRINQLSKHSLDFLSYFSSVRRNPAVVRNQMLENSFLLNNAPNKLDTIVPIIPLIGSLAKAKFCNAVGHPISKLTRADLSDFEIINRFLHICRNLSHYYSGSSKKKNMYRIKYILRLSCVKTLARKHKSTARAFLKRVDSEFFQEFFTEEGGFISLIFPRASFALRRLYSGRVWYLDIIFINGLSNHE, from the coding sequence ATGGAGGAATTTCAAGGATATTTAGAACTCGATATATTTCGGCAACACGATTTCCTATACCCACTTATCTTTCGGGAATATAGTTATGCACTTGCTCATGGTCATGGTTTAAATAGATACATGTTGTTGGAAAATATAGGTTATGATAATAAATCTAGTTTACTGATTGTAAAACGCTTAATTACTACAATGTATCAACAGaattatttgataatttctGCTAATGATTCTAAACAAAATCCATTTTTTGGGTACAACAAGAATTTGCATTCTAAAATTCTATCAGAAGGATTTGCAATCATTGTGGAAATTCCATTTTATCTACGATTAATATCTTCTTTAGAAGGGGCAGAAATCGTAAGATTTTACAATTTACGATCCATTCATTCAATATTTCCCTTTTTAGAGGAAAAGTTCCCACATTTAAATTATTCGGCGGATATACTAATACCCTACCCTGCCCATCTGGAAATATTGGTTCAAACCCTTCGTTACCGGGTGAAAGATGCTTCTTATTTGCATTTATTGCGGTTCTTTCTTCATGAGTATTCTAATTGTAACAGTCTTattattacaaataaatctatttccattttttcaaaaagtaatccgagattctttttattcctatataattcttatatatgtgaATACGAATCCATCTTCCTTTTTCTCCGTAACCAATCTTCTCATTTACGATTAACATCTTCTGGAGTCCTTTTTGAACGACTCTGTttatatagaaaaatagaacattttGCCGAAGTCTTTGCTAATGATTTTCCGGTCATCCCATGCTTTCTCAAGGATCCTTTCATGCATTATGTTAGATATCAAGGAAAATCAATTCTGGCTTCCAAAGACACACCTCTTCTAATGAATAAATGGAAATCTTACCTTGTCAATTTATGGCAATGTCATTTTGATGTATGGTCTCACGCGGCAAGTATCCGTATAAACCAATTATCCAAGCATTCCCTCGATTTTTTGAGTTACTTTTCAAGTGTTCGACGAAATCCTGCAGTGGTGCGGAATCAAATGCTAGAAAATTCATTTCTACTAAATAATGCTCCCAATAAACTCGATACAATAGTTCCAATTATTCCTCTGATTGGATCATTGGCTAAAGCGAAATTTTGTAACGCAGTAGGGCATCCAATTAGTAAGCTGACTCGGGCCGATTTATCGGATTTTGAGATTATCAATCGATTTTTGCATATATGCAGAAATCTTTCTCATTATTACAGCGgatcctcaaaaaaaaagaatatgtatcgaataaaatatatacttcGGCTTTCTTGTGTTAAAACTTTGGCCCGTAAACACAAAAGTACTGCACGCGCTTTTTTAAAAAGAGTGGATTCGGAATTCTTCCAAGAATTCTTTACCGAGGAAGGGGGGTTTATTTCTTTGATCTTCCCAAGAGCTTCCTTTGCTTTGCGAAGGTTATATAGCGGGCGAGTTTGGTATTTGGATATTATTTTCATCAATGGTCTGTCCAATCACGAATGA